A portion of the Krasilnikovia cinnamomea genome contains these proteins:
- a CDS encoding STAS domain-containing protein, whose translation MRHTGTIALITMGGMLDTLSGPDFRREVDLAAQHRVDAVVLDMTDVNYLSSGGLRLIAYLRQKWPSGVKISLVGANEAIQRTIRLVGFHYSLEFGDKLPG comes from the coding sequence GTGAGACACACCGGAACGATCGCGTTGATAACCATGGGCGGGATGCTCGACACGCTCAGCGGGCCCGACTTCCGCCGCGAGGTCGACCTCGCGGCGCAGCACCGGGTCGACGCCGTGGTGCTGGACATGACGGACGTGAACTACCTGTCCTCGGGCGGGCTGCGGCTGATCGCGTACCTGCGGCAGAAGTGGCCGTCCGGGGTCAAGATCTCGCTGGTCGGTGCGAACGAGGCCATCCAGCGCACGATCCGCCTGGTCGGCTTCCACTACAGCCTCGAGTTCGGCGACAAGCTGCCGGGCTGA